A stretch of Abyssogena phaseoliformis symbiont OG214 DNA encodes these proteins:
- a CDS encoding type II toxin-antitoxin system HicA family toxin yields the protein MPFKYREFERKLTKSGYRVVHQKGSHVILSDGTNIFPMPNHASKDISPGVERQLLKILDLTINEFRKIK from the coding sequence ATGCCGTTCAAGTATAGAGAATTTGAAAGAAAATTAACAAAATCTGGATACAGGGTTGTGCATCAAAAAGGTTCGCATGTTATACTTTCAGACGGTACAAATATTTTTCCAATGCCAAATCATGCCTCAAAAGATATTTCTCCTGGCGTTGAAAGGCAACTATTAAAAATACTAGATTTAACAATCAATGAATTTAGAAAAATCAAGTAA
- a CDS encoding trimeric intracellular cation channel family protein — MVLEETSNLIYNLYWITLLAVITSSASGVLKAGVKQFDLFGVIIIAIATGLGGGSLRDMLLDQPVFWIQDQIFFIASMVSALVIFFAARLLKISSKYFLIADAAGLATFGIAGTLVSLAAGAPVLIASFMGVMTGTMGGIFRDVLCNEQPVVFSSFLYATVSWAGSLMFIGLLYLHVDITLSAIVAGLSIFVSRLLAIYYNISLPKFRFKL; from the coding sequence ATGGTATTAGAAGAAACATCAAACCTGATATATAATTTATATTGGATTACTCTATTAGCCGTCATCACATCTTCGGCGTCAGGCGTATTAAAGGCTGGCGTTAAGCAATTTGATTTATTTGGCGTTATTATCATTGCAATAGCTACAGGCTTGGGTGGTGGTTCTTTGCGAGATATGCTACTTGATCAGCCGGTATTTTGGATTCAAGATCAAATATTTTTTATAGCCTCAATGGTCAGTGCTTTGGTCATATTTTTTGCAGCAAGGTTGTTAAAAATATCGTCAAAGTATTTTCTAATCGCTGACGCTGCAGGCCTAGCAACTTTTGGCATAGCGGGTACTTTGGTTTCTCTTGCTGCTGGCGCACCTGTGTTAATCGCTAGTTTTATGGGTGTCATGACAGGCACAATGGGTGGCATATTCCGAGATGTGCTTTGCAATGAACAACCAGTGGTGTTTTCAAGCTTTCTGTATGCGACGGTTTCTTGGGCGGGCTCTTTAATGTTTATAGGCTTACTTTATTTACATGTAGATATAACGCTTTCAGCTATAGTTGCTGGTTTAAGTATATTTGTATCAAGATTATTAGCTATTTATTACAATATTAGTCTACCGAAATTTAGGTTTAAGTTATAA